Genomic window (Ananas comosus cultivar F153 linkage group 1, ASM154086v1, whole genome shotgun sequence):
GTCAAAACACGCTATTGAACAATCCTTCCAGTTACGTGGTAGAACATTCTATACCGTTCAATCAACCACCTATTCCTTTTTTCTTCGTTTTTTCCCATAACAATGATTAGTCATATGACAGCAAAATGGCACAGATACCTGTAAACTAACCTAGGCATCAACATAAGCAGGGTAACAATTTAACTTGCAATGATTATTTATTGTGACGCCCTGCTTTCGAGAGGTTTACCTATGCTATACCTCATAAGCAGGGTAactcttttaatattttggacCTAGCCATCACCGAAAATACTATAACTaggttaagaggtttagccATACTGTTTTTATTTATGACTATTTTAGATTGTAGGGGTGTCATATTTGTTGTCGCATGCTAACATGAGGGGTAGATAGTTTGGGTAGTTTACATTAACTTTTCCTGCAAAAGTGTTATAGTTCAAGTCGGCTGCTGTATTTATCCCCAAAAAACTCTTTGATTTTGGGAAATGGTGGGGTTTCAATAACTTTTTAGCAACCCGCCTCCTTCTTTGTCTCTCTCATGCTGATGTCTCAACTTGTTGCAGGCAGAAGGTGCACTCGCAGCTCTGAGTTGCAGCGGCTTATTTGTTGGGAATCTTCGTGTCAGGTATGATGCTTCTTATGCCTACTTACCGTTTTTCCAATTTCTAGTAGCAGTATATTTCTTGAGATACCATCTTGACTCTTTAAGGATATTTCAGGGTAAGCCCTTCGAAAACCCCAGTTAGACCCCGCACGCCTCGCTCGGCGATGGCGGATTAATTTGAAGGTTTGATTTATTCCACCATAGAGTCGACGTCGATGTCGACCTTACTCTCCGAAGATCAATATTACCATCATCATGAGCAATGTGAGCTTTTCAGCCGAGGAACGGTGTTGCTACCGATTAATTCTGTTATTTGCCAAAAGTTTGTCGCTTTGAatctatttttgatttttggagTGGATTATCATCCtaattttattcttctttttttatttttcttttgcacCGAAGAACAATGTTTTAAAAACTTTCTGAGTTTCAACTCTACTTAGTTTCATTTTCCATTTGCATAGTAGGGTGAGAAGTCCATTGAGGGGTTGGCCCGAggttttctctcttctttttctcatccttttctctttttgtttcgttttttttttttttcaagatatAAGGTCAGATCATTGCCAGTTTGTAGACTGAAccttactattatttttttttatctttattgcAAAAACTTTAAACCATCTATTGTAGCTATCTGTTATTGGTGTTAAAGCGtttattgctgctgctgctgccaccgCCACCGCGGCGATTACCAGCTGCTGGTATATGTAGTTCAAGTTGTGCTCCCAGTTGCTACAGCAATGGCAACTTTGGCCTGCTGCCGCTATTGAGTATCGGCGACTGCAAAACAGTAGCCGTAGCTGCCTTGCCGGTATTGACATTGCCGGTATCGACAACTGACGGCTTCCGCAGCTTCACACTGAGTGTCGGCCGCCAGAGCCCGCCCACACTAACGGCCGGGCACTTGCCACAGCTTTTATAATGCTCTCTCGAGTACCTTTGGTGAGCACTTAAAACAATTGCCTACTCTTCTATGATTGATTTGTACTCTTTTTGCAGTTGATTTATTGCGACGAACCATTTTAATTCCTCCAGCATGtgaaaaatgttgaaatttaaataacCGTTGCTTGCCAGTGAACAAACTGATATTAAGGCCTTGTTTGGAACTACATTGTTAAAAACATCTTCGAAAGACAGAATCTAAAAAGTGCTTATAGTCTTTCTGCCTCCAATGTTATAAAATTAGAAGTTGAAATCGCCCCATGAGAAAAACccattacaatttttttacaaTAAGAGAGAGAATATTAAAAGCGCTTCCCAATTTTTGAAGCCTTCCAAAGCATATGTTTTAGACACCACAACTCCAAACAAGACCTAAGAAAGTTTCCAAATAAAAAAGTGGTACAAATACAGTGGGAAAAACAAACATCAAAGGTTCTATATACACCAATGAAAGGTATCTCATATGCCCGGTTAATATTAAACCTAGAGGCCAAAAGAAAAACAGATaaccttcaaataccacccatatagttttatactttttcactttagtaccatatagtttaaaatatatcaaattagtattcagtgacttcatttttatcttttcgtcaactttttcgttaatatttcgttaaattatatacaaaaaacttcagataccccacctaagTTTATCTAATATCCACTTTAATACCCttcaattttaactttgtcactaatttaaccaaaaaaattaataaaatcgataataaaaagatacaaATGAAACCACACGGCACTAAATTGAGATACCAAAGTGTGAAAAAATCAAATCatagaatattaaatttcaCATNACAGATAAAAGAGTCCTCACACCTCACCAACAAGAGAGTAAAAATGTCCACCTTACCCCAAACTGAAGCATATTTCCAAATGGGTTTCTAAACTTCGAAAGTTGAACTTCCAGAGTTGTGACGTTACTACTTAATCTAAAGAAAATATTCCATTACACTACAATTCCATCAAAATGTTAAAATCAACAGAACTTTAAAAATTCAGGTACTAACTTCCTGTAACAGTAAGATGTATAAATTCAGCTATCTATTTCAaaaatatgctatatatatatatatatatatatatatatatatatatatatatatagacttaggctggaatactatcaataggaccaagtgcttggtgctatcaatagtatcccagccggactaatatatatatatctgacaATTTAAACTTCCAAACTGAGGAATAGCGTGGCGTGCAAACGGCGCAAAGAGCAAGAcatgcaaacaaaaaaaagaaatcctgCATGCAGATGGTGAATTATTCTCCTGTATTATTAAGGATATTGGaagtattttctttctttttcactgGAAAAGAGACGCGGCAACACATCTGAGCTACTAATACAGATCAAAAGTAGGTTAGCTAGAGAGCCCAAGAGAGAGATATACAATTAGTAAGTATGATTTTGGGCACCCCTAAAACACTTTTGATATTGTAAACAGTTCGCACACCCGAAACTTACCATCCCGCTCTAACGGAATAAATAGCTTGAACAAGATATCCACTGCAGAAATGAGTTATTCCACAGCAAAATGCTGCCGCTTGTTCTTCACGCCCCGGCGGTGGCATATAGTCGGGTCCATTCCTTTGCTGCATCCATCATACAACAAGTTTCACCAATATATTACTGTGCCAAGAAAAATTAGTAAAGCTGCGTCTCAAATGATGAATCCTTAAAGACCAGTTTGTTTTGGGGAACAAGGATGCCTTCTATTTTTAATCCTAGATTATCTTGCTATCTTGGAATAGCCAAGAAGAAAGtcaattttatgttttgagTAGAACTTAATGAGGGATAGCTGTAATGGATAAGTGCGGATGAAACGAAGGACAAAACTATTCCAGTCAGGGACTCGAATAGTTGGTCCAGGGTTATCCTAGAATAATCCGGACTGACCAAACTTTTGAGTTATTCAACAGTTGTCCCTGAAACAAATGCAACATAAAATAATTCAGGTAATTCATGGACTTACCAGTTTCAACAGCCTCTGCTTCATTGGCTTTCCAATGCTTAGCTATGTTGTCCGACAGTGGGTCATCAGGGTTTGGCGCACTGAGAAGTGCTTGAATACTAGAAAACAATATAAACACAACGAGATCAATGTCTTACATAATAAAGAAAGATAGATATTATTTAGAATATCATGAGAAAGACAGCTAAATTCAAGCAAAATGTATTCCTTGCAATGGTTGTTACTAAATATAATGGTACATCACCACAAAGAAACGATCATGCTACCTCAATAGAACTGTTCGTATCTGGAGGGCAGGACTCCATTTGTCCTTTAAAATGTCAAGGCATATCCTTCCAAGCTGCATAAATGAAGTCGTTGtattaaatttacaaatccTCGAAGATGTTAATAGACAGCGAACGATAACCTTGCTACTTGCCTTGTCAATATTGGGATGATAAATTTTCGTAAGAAAACGAACctgtttcaaaaattttaaaaaaagagagaagaatcAGAGCAAAATAATTGTTATTGCAATTCAAATGCTAGTGAAACTCGGCACGATAAAAAGCTTGAATAGAAGTAATATGGCTACTGGTCGATGCCCAGTTAAAGGGTTGTAAATGGACTAGAATGTGAAGAAGTACTTATTCGGCTTTGGTTGAGGAGCAGCTTCTCTACTTTAAGAAGCCGCAAGAGGtgtttggcaaacaaaaaaattatagcttTTGGCCTTAACAGGAAGTGAAAATAGCTTCTACAAtacaaaagcaaaagctccgGCATGAAGCCATTGGTATGAGATATTAATAGAAAATCTGTTAGAACTTCAAAGAAAGCTTTTTTGAACAGCTTAACTCAAACAGATAGTATCGAGTCAACTAACTGAACAGGTTAGTAACACCAAACTTGAATATCACTAACAATCAGATGTTAAACAACTAGATGAATTGGAAACTGATTAAAAGAAAGcctcaattttttaaatctgCATAAAACATATCATTTCACAACAAAAGCTCATTTCTGATTAATCCAACCCTTAAATACAGTAAAATTCCAAATATGCATTAAATGGATACATGAAATTCAATGAGCTCCAAGTTAGTACTCACTGATTCACAAGCAAAAACTAGCCCTTTCTTGCAAAATAGAGAATTAACATTTACCAGATTCTTGGATATAACTTGTTTATTCAAGGATAGAGGAATAATATATGAAGAAAATTAGTATAAAGTGTCCACGAGAAATGTAACATTAACTGGAAAACAGCATATTCCACTTGTTATTCTATTGGTACAAATTCTGTTACTATGCACACGAGAATTTGAAATAAGAAATTGTGTTTGTGCATGTTGCAACAGTACTAGAACTTATATTGATTTATTTGTCATTTAACAAATCTTTTACTGCATATTAACTAGAACCTAATATTCGCCTCAAGTTGTGCAGAAAAACAAACATCTACACGTACAATGATCTTTACGGACAGTTGTCTTTACCTTCGGTGGAGCCATTGGATATTCTTCGGGCAAAAATAATTCAAGCTTGAAAACCCCTCCTAATCAAGCAgaaccaaattaattaaataattcatAAGAACAATCATCAACcaactaaaaaatatacaagATAAGTGTAAATTGAAATTCCAATGTAAGCACAAGAccttaaaatattatgaaacattttaaagttaaaaaagtgtactaataaaataaaacatgtTTACAAGTTCCAATACTTGCAAATCATTTATAGGACTATTAAAACATGCACACAAATGTAAAATACCAAATATGCTATGCATAAGCCAACAAAAAATTTGGGGAAGATTAGAAATAACAAGTGAATCTAAATATGCACTCCATCTTTAATACCACTGTGTCACAATGAATTAGCGATCATCAACCAATCAAAGAGAAATAAGTAAACCATAAcaaagcaaatatatatatcaccaGTCCAAATTCAGTGGACCTATACTTAATTTCAGTTAGCAAAGTTTAAGCAGCAGAAAGGGATATGtgcaagaaaaatataattatgctATATGTAAACaaaatataggctaaattaaTAACTAATCTAATAAGTAAACTGGAATATTGCCTCTATATTATTTAGGATCTAGCTTGAGCTTCAAAAACATAATCGGTTCTAAATTCCTCAAGCTTTCCATAAAGATAGAAATTTTGTTCAGCTTTTGCCAATGGTTTTTTCCTTACCATCAAAGTATCAACTTTTGCATCAAATTTTTGGGTATAGCTTCAAAAGGTATCAGGTAATTTACCTAGAGTGGTCCTGTCACAACAAAAGCAATAGCAATAGCTAACAGCATAACAACCTAATAAGAAGATTCATGACAAATAAATATCCTTGAAATATTGTTAGCTTCTATATGAGACCACGTCATGTACGTACCATTCTTACTGTCTCTATTAACATAACAACTACAATTGGCATCAACAGTTAGTTACTAAGATCCAACTTCATCAAGATACATTCCTCAAGTAAGAGCTCTCGTCATTTTCTCTCATTAATATGATTCTCACATTTAGAGAACTTTCTAATTAATCTAAAAAACTGAAACAAAGACATCGCTCAGAAACAGTATCTATTGACATGCAACAATTTTATGGCAGTATTTACGAGAAACTACCAaataatcaaaatctaatacTAAACTGTAAATATGTACAGAGACTCACTCAGCTAAAATAATTCacataaaaaacaaacaaaagctGAGAAATtatcaaatgaaataaaagacGTTTGGAGATCTATTCCAAGGTATCCTATAACTGATGCAAtcttcatacattttcaccATACTAAAAGGATAAGCAATCAAGTTCTCTCATAAAATTCACCTTCATAGGGCGACTGCTCCGGACCAAGGATCATCACATTAAAGTAGCGCATATTTTCCTCATACGGAGTCGCAATGATACCCGGAGCTGCATCAGAACCCAATCACCACCATCAACCAAAACCCTAGAACCCACCCTCccccaaaatccccaaaaactGCACCTAACGACAAATCAAAACAACGGGAACAAAGTAGAAGCAAGATACCTGGCTCGCTGAGGAGACGCTGCGTCTCCTGtaccaaaaaaagaaacccCAGAAACCCCAAAATCAGAAGAATCGAAACATACAAACGATCACAATCCACACACGAACACTATTACCGATCAAGATCTCGTTCCAACAGAGAATAATCGCTAAATTATCGCATCAGAAGCGATTTGCTCAGGGGGGATTCTCACCTTGATGATTCGTCGGGGGAGGTTACTGTTGGCCATTGGATCGGAAACGCGAGGGTTTCACACAACTTCGATCCTTCGATtcgtttctagggttttgaggggACGATtcgaggagagagaggggagaagggagaggaaaggaaaagaagagcctcagaaaaaataaaagtaaaaaaaagacgCACAATCGAACGATGGATTTTGGGGAGGGGTTTTCCTTATAAAAGAGAGCGTCCACTTACATATTTACCCCCGAACTTcatcgatttttcacttttatccttacttttttttcgAGCATGAATTAAAATcgaaaagaaattatatatatatatacatgcataagaaacttttaatttgaaatttataaaagttttgAAAGCGAATATGATTATTTTAGTATGGTTTTGATTTTTTGCTTTCTCCTTACGCCACTATAATTAAtagctttattattattgtacatGATTGAGGGGTCAACATGATGCGCGCGAAAGAAAAGGGCGCTTAATTATTACGCGGAATATGATGAGTATGCGACATTATTATAGCATTTGGGGgaaattattaattgttatttAAAATACAACTTCTAATGTAATTTGCTATATTTAATACTCTAATCTGTACAACATACAAGCAGTACTTTTtgtatctgattttttttttaaaaaaatacattgttttcattaaataaatataattaggaTTGATGTATTTTAAGAAATCTAACACTAAATTGAATTGCTTTTATGCAATCTCATTCGATCCGAAAAAGACTCAAAACTATCTTGTAGTATTTGATTTTCAGATcttgatcaatattttttttaattaatgaacAATCTATGAAAGCCATTCAACAATAGCTCCAATTATGTCAAAGCCATAAAGGAGAAACAAAATTTATATGCCATCTATCGTCGCGAACAATGACAACGAATCATTTATAGGTTTGGAAGAAGCAAGAAAGATGACTCCAAATCATTTCTTCTGACACGCGCTCTTGAGTTCAATTATTGTCAAATCATTACAAAACTGAACAACTCTACAATACTTCGGAAGATAAACATTCAAGTGTGCTTTTCTCCGGCAGCGAAATGTATGAATTGTACTTACCCAATATGACTACTTGTACTTACCCAATATGACTACTCAAAACAGATAACTGCCCAGAATCACCATTCAAAAGGAAAACCTCCAAAGGAGTGTATGAAGATggggatgatgatgatgacaaaaACCTCATGGAGGGTTGGAGGATTTTGCACCCTTTTGGGCACGGGATGGTCAGAAGTCGTGGGCCGGTTCTCATCTTCCAAATCTGCAGAAACCAACTTTATTTTGGTTAGTTCTAAATAACAGAACAAAGAGATAAAAAGTTCTTGCAAATTTAGCCCATGAAGTTTGATCCTAATGTTATTTGTTGTTCACGTATCAATTAAAACAATCTAGTTATTGGGGTTTGTCCCTTGTAACAATTTTAAGTCCTTTCATTAAGTCCTGGCATCGTCATATAGAGATCAGTGGCGTCGCAACTTTTGGGGTTTCGCTTCGGAAGCTGATAGTGTTGATGGGAGGGACTGAACAGTTGAATTGAAACTCGAAGATGTCAATTCAATCTGGCTTGAACTCCAAGGACAAAATTTGTGATACAGAAGGCTTTTGAAGAAATTCCAACATCATTCCCAAGTTGGAATCAACTTGTGTCAAATTTTATCCTATTATCAAACATCAAAAGCGCGTAGACTCGCCGGTTTTCGATCAACAGTCAACACTATTGCTAGAGTTAACAATACACAAGCAAATATCCTTATTAGTTACCAACAGGAAAGAATAGGAGGATACAAAAACTAAACATCACCTCAATTATTCCTTTGCGCGGTGCATGAATCGCCAAACACAAGCAATAGTCACTTTTCGTATATTCATAATTTGTCGAACTTGATGACGGTTTATCTCCTCGTACAAGCATCTCCATGAAGAGACATGAAGCATCACGATAACCCTAGAGAGAAATTCATTAGCGtcatattgaaaaaataaatttagtcaTGTAAAAGGATCTCTGGATTTACTTTGATCTAATTTTACCTTCCACAACCGCACGACAACAAGTGCTTGAGTGTCTAGTAGTAGAATACGGCCCAAAGAATCGGTTATAGCAGCCAATGTACCACTAGGGGACAAAGTGAGTTTGTCTCCTTTTCTTGGATGGTCTTTCAAACATGTTAAAGGCGACGCTGCAACAATTTGCACAGAGACAAAGTCAATATATACAATTGTTGTGGCTAAGACAAATAATGTTGCTAAAGTTTCTCAAAGCCACTATATGCAGTTTTCATTTGGTATATGTTCACTTCATGTTATGTTGTTTCAATGGTATTAGAAACAAAGTGGATTTGAGAAAGTTCCTCCAGTGTTTATCATAACTTAATTGTTTCCGTCGAAAAAAATTTACAGCATATTATCACCATGGAATATTTGGCCCCAAAAGTTAAAGAgattgttaaaatataaacgCAATATTTGTGGGAAACCAACCCTACAATCAACAATTTGACACAGAAGAAGGATGTAACTATCTACCTTTAGCAAATGGTTGAGGCTTTGGCCGTGCCTTCTTTGCGGCGGTTTGATCACTACGCCATATGATTCTTGAAAATGATGCAATGGTTGAGAATGTTGCCGGAACAACCTTTGAAAGAATAGCTCCTACTAAGGATCTGCTCCTATCCTCTGACAGCCTGTGTAATAACCAAGAGATCACGAGTAGCCAAAAAAGAACAAATAATTTAAGGCAAAAGAGTATATCTGAAAATATGTAATGTTGTGAGAAGGGCAAATCACATCAGGAGTCCTCAACTTTTTAGCCTAGTTTGAGATAGTCCCCAACCTTTCAGCTGTTGCAGTTGGATCCCTAGACTTCGCATTTCGTGGTAATCTTACCCTTTCAGTTTAATTCCTCcaccaaatcaaacaaatacCCATGTAATCATTATCTGTTTGCCATTTATGCGACTTTTGGACTTCTCACACGACGATTAAGTGACCATTGCTGTCCACTTTAATAAAAGAACTTACTGTAAAGGGTGAGATTGCACCAATGCCAAAGGTGAGGAACCCAATTGTAACAAATGACAGGTCGGGGATCAACCAGGAACAtcataaaaaaagttaaaagccCCCTTGTGCAATTTACCCTCACAAAAAATGCAGTCCTTTCCAAAGTATCACTTTGCTAGAGAGAATAGGACAGACAATCTTGTTTGGAAGTTAAAAGCAAAATTTACCTATATGCCGAGATCACAGCATCCTCTCCAACTGTAACTGCACAATAGTACCGCTGAGTTGACTGCCCAGCAATAAAAGCAGCTGAATTCAATACCAGAGTAGCCTCAGAGAGCTTCCATTACAATCAACTTTAGTAAAAGCAaccaaattttcagcaaattagtgaaagacaaaagaaaaaatagtacaacaagaaAAAGAATTTCCAACCACTCAACTGCCTAATACCAGAAGAGGTGAAAATGGTTTGGACATGGAAACCAATTTCTATATAGATTAATTACCACCAATCAATACTAATTGGAGAAACGTAATTCACCTGAAACTCCAATAGTGGAGGAGGCATTAATCCCGCAATGCCGGCATCAGCGCAAGATCCAAATTTGCTAATGTTCCATAGTTGAAAGGGTATTCTCCCAAAGGAACtctcatcctcttcttcttcctgatGGAACCTAGTCCCCCAGTGGCGTGATCCTGCCTCTTGAAACCATCTTTGGAGCATATTCTACAATTCGAAATCAATTGAATATAATTATGTTTAACAAGAGACTCTCTACTAAGTGTCTGTTTGGCCCGACTTTTGGAATAGCTTCTGAACTTGAGAAGAAAGAAGCCAGACATTTGGCCTAGAAAAAGTTGCTGGGCTTCTACAAACAGGTCTGCTTAAGCACAACTTTCGCCAGAAGCTCTAACCAGGTCAAATGGACGTTCTATCTTCCTACTTTAAAACAGAAAGTATGTTCTTAGCTTGGAGCTATTATCATTCAGGGTTAAACATAATAGAACCCAAATCTACAACTCTAAGATCTGAATCATTTGAAGAAACCTGAATGTCTGATCCATCAAAACGTGCAATTACGCCTGGGAAGACCACACAAAGCTCCTCAGAACCTGAATCCTGAaaatttctcttcctctcttggAATCTTAGCCTCAATATCTTTTCAGGATATATACTCTGCATTGAAATGAGCACACGTTCAAGAATGCTGAATAATGAGCCAAAATGGAACTGAATTTCCAGGAATTAGGGGTAAAAAGAACTATGCATTTCATCAAAAATGGAGATATACACATAAATCTTATTTGGTAGATGTTGATTGCCATTTACTTTACATAAACTTTTAACTATGCGTGCCACCAAATCGCCAATAGATGCATATGATGACatcaaatatagatttaattGACAAAATGAGATGAAATTGTTATATCGGACTGCGGTGACTTGACTGGTATTAAAAGTAACTTGCGACGTTGATATCAATATATCAGTCGGGGAAACAAAGTTATGATCGGAGAGAAGGGAGGGGGCACCTTTTCGTGACATCGAATGTCCAACGCAACAATTCAGGACCAAAGAGAAACTTGACAATAAGCTCAGAGACTAGTAGTGCAATTTTCTTCTTCAATATATAACAGTAATATCATGCCATTTTGTCAAATAGATCTTTCAGTGTCATCGTATATGTGTATATACTGAATTTCCCAGCATGGATTGTTAAAAGCTTATAGAGATAATGAAGTAAAACATAGTCACCATGTAGAATGTGAAGCTAGATACtgttaagtatatatatatgtgtgtgtatatatagagtccggctactatactcttatgaatacgaTCGCACtagtacttataagttgtttttgataataaaacttccgaatcgacgatccatactattaaacattatctagagcatttaaaatttctagaaatcaaatttcataattttttgacatcatttatcttctgatcaaaaggtcacaaaattgacaatttttaacggccggtatggtatacttgctagtttaaacggtataaaagaattggaataggttgacaAAAAATTCtcttcactatctagataaagatcaataactccgatcttaaataaaaggatccgatcatccatttttaagacgtcgtttgattttgaccgttcattttatgcctggttgatgaactttattatgattttgaaaaattatgaaatttattttttagaagtttcaaatactttagatcatatttaacggagtagatcatcaattcggaagctccatcatcgaaaacaacttataagtacgaaaggCTCTacacttataagagtataatagtcctactctctctctctctctctctctctctctctatatatatatatatataaggtaaaAATGTTCAGGGACTAGAGGCCGTCTCAGAGTAAACccctcatctttttttttttttttgttccctttTCAGTTGAAGTAACCTCAACTTTTGATCAtattgatctaaaatattttcatCAATTAAGTTAAAAACTTCATAAAATTTAACAGTGCTTTTTGATAAATTATCTATCTACGCTGATGAAACTGCGGATTTCATCAACTATTAACTGCTAATAGCTGATCTAGCTGTTAATTTTAAGAAATTACCTCGTAAAACAATCAAAAGTTGAGGAGTCTAGGtctaaacaaaaatcaaaagttgaaAGATCGAACTCAAAATAGCCAATAGGTGAGGGGGTTTCCATACATTTCTCACGTTTACTGACCTAAAAGGAAAAATGCGGCAAAATTGCAAAGATCTCAGGGACtcgattgaaaaaaaaaaaaaaaacaacaaaaccgACGACCGAATCGGAGAGAAAGAGGGCAGGGAGAGGCGATCACCTGCTTGTGGATCAGATCGCCATCGGAGGAGTAGACGAGGAGGAACCCGGCGGAGGTGCCGAcgacgatggcggcggcggcgccgccttcTTCTCCGGAGAAGGGGAGCCACTCCACGGCGGAGATGCGGCCGTCGGAGGGGGAGAGGCGGGGGCGGATCACGgtggcggagggggaggagtgggcgagggcgagggaggTGCGGCGGTGGAGGGAGGCGAGGAGGGAGGGGTCGTTGAGCCACCCCTCGCGCTCCCCggcgccgacctcgccgacctcgccggcgccggcgatggACGCCACCTCCGTGAGATGGTGCGATCGCCGCGCCATTTTcacttttctatatatatatatatactccgtagacctctctctctctctctctctcttcagtctctaactctctatatatacctAACAACTTATCTCTGGCTCCGAGAGATCGGGTTAGTTTGAGGAGTAGTAATAttgtaaaaaaacaaaacaaaaccaaaaagagagggaaaaattctagaatgcaacgggtatattagtgacgtgacgtaataaatcaatcaaattaattcttttaagaatatatgtcccattatgattgtaaaaaaatatttttattatacttttgtttgaaaagaaggaatgtgactggcttgttattgatgaca
Coding sequences:
- the LOC109722394 gene encoding ubiquitin-conjugating enzyme E2 36-like — translated: MANSNLPRRIIKETQRLLSEPAPGIIATPYEENMRYFNVMILGPEQSPYEGGVFKLELFLPEEYPMAPPKVRFLTKIYHPNIDKLGRICLDILKDKWSPALQIRTVLLSIQALLSAPNPDDPLSDNIAKHWKANEAEAVETAKEWTRLYATAGA
- the LOC109720211 gene encoding rab3 GTPase-activating protein non-catalytic subunit: MARRSHHLTEVASIAGAGEVGEVGAGEREGWLNDPSLLASLHRRTSLALAHSSPSATVIRPRLSPSDGRISAVEWLPFSGEEGGAAAAIVVGTSAGFLLVYSSDGDLIHKQSIYPEKILRLRFQERKRNFQDSGSEELCVVFPGVIARFDGSDIQNMLQRWFQEAGSRHWGTRFHQEEEEDESSFGRIPFQLWNISKFGSCADAGIAGLMPPPLLEFQSTQRYYCAVTVGEDAVISAYRLSEDRSRSLVGAILSKVVPATFSTIASFSRIIWRSDQTAAKKARPKPQPFAKASPLTCLKDHPRKGDKLTLSPSGTLAAITDSLGRILLLDTQALVVVRLWKGYRDASCLFMEMLVRGDKPSSSSTNYEYTKSDYCLCLAIHAPRKGIIEIWKMRTGPRLLTIPCPKGCKILQPSMRFLSSSSSPSSYTPLEVFLLNGDSGQLSVLSSHIG